One window of the Allorhizobium ampelinum S4 genome contains the following:
- a CDS encoding GNAT family N-acetyltransferase, translating to MLETIFARKAEFEIVAMELDDCHDVSELHGQRFSQPWNDGAFESLLLQPNVFGFVIRQTNTLMFKPQLSGFVLAREAAGEAEILTIAVHEKGARNGLGWRLMQGAMRESRVRGGEIMFLEVDDGNHPAINLYRKLGFEKAGERPAYYADANGRRSAALVMRRDLR from the coding sequence ATGCTTGAAACAATTTTTGCCCGTAAAGCCGAGTTTGAAATCGTCGCTATGGAGCTGGACGATTGCCACGACGTGTCGGAATTGCATGGTCAGCGGTTTTCGCAGCCATGGAATGATGGTGCATTTGAAAGCCTGCTGTTGCAGCCCAATGTTTTCGGTTTCGTGATTCGCCAGACCAATACGCTGATGTTCAAGCCGCAGCTCAGCGGTTTCGTGCTGGCCCGCGAAGCAGCGGGCGAAGCAGAAATCCTGACGATTGCCGTGCATGAAAAGGGCGCCCGAAACGGCCTTGGCTGGCGGCTGATGCAGGGCGCGATGCGCGAATCCAGGGTGCGCGGCGGCGAAATCATGTTCCTCGAAGTGGATGATGGCAATCATCCCGCCATCAATCTTTACCGCAAGCTTGGCTTTGAAAAAGCTGGCGAACGGCCCGCTTATTACGCCGATGCCAACGGTCGTCGCAGTGCAGCGCTTGTCATGCGGCGCGATCTTCGCTAA
- a CDS encoding Fur family transcriptional regulator → MTETPKTLEELCAERGMRMTEQRRIIARILEGCDDHPDVEELYRRSSAIDAKISISTVYRTVKLFEDAGIIARHDFRDGRSRYETVPEEHHDHLIDLKTGVVIEFRSPEIEALQERIAREHGFRLVDHRLELYGVPLAKDEP, encoded by the coding sequence ATGACGGAGACGCCGAAAACGCTGGAAGAGCTCTGCGCGGAGCGTGGAATGCGCATGACCGAACAGCGGCGGATCATCGCGCGCATTCTTGAAGGCTGCGACGACCATCCTGACGTCGAGGAGCTGTACCGCCGCTCCTCGGCGATAGACGCCAAAATTTCGATCTCGACCGTCTATCGCACCGTCAAGCTGTTTGAGGATGCCGGAATCATCGCCCGCCACGATTTTCGCGATGGGCGCTCCCGTTACGAGACCGTGCCGGAAGAACACCACGATCATCTGATCGATTTGAAGACGGGCGTGGTCATCGAGTTCCGCTCACCCGAGATCGAGGCGCTCCAGGAGCGAATCGCTCGAGAGCATGGCTTCCGTCTGGTGGATCACCGGCTGGAACTCTATGGCGTGCCATTGGCGAAGGACGAGCCGTGA
- a CDS encoding lysophospholipid acyltransferase family protein → MIITIRTVFMLALLVAVTLIMLPLQLFGLAFDLKIRRLLPRYWHRIACLVLGIRVRVHGLPERQRPLMLAVNHCSWTDILVLSSIADVVFIAKMEVSEWPIFGTLAKLQKSIFIRREEKRSSGEQVNDIAARMADGEIVVLFPEGTTSDGNRLLPVKSSLFGAAAMAVPLAPEGVVYVQPVAIAYTGIHGMPMGRFHRPLVSWPGDVTLGPHLAGLLKVAAVDVDVCFGAPVAYTKDSNRKRVSATVEAEIRRMLLSKLLGRTIE, encoded by the coding sequence ATGATCATCACCATCCGAACTGTCTTCATGCTGGCGCTGCTTGTCGCCGTCACGCTGATTATGTTGCCGCTGCAATTGTTTGGCCTGGCGTTCGATCTGAAAATACGACGGCTGTTGCCGCGCTACTGGCATAGGATTGCCTGTCTGGTTCTCGGTATCCGGGTGCGGGTGCATGGCCTGCCGGAACGGCAAAGGCCGTTGATGCTGGCCGTCAATCACTGTTCCTGGACCGATATCCTGGTGCTGAGTTCCATTGCCGATGTGGTGTTCATCGCCAAGATGGAAGTGTCGGAATGGCCGATTTTCGGAACGCTGGCCAAGCTGCAAAAAAGCATTTTCATTCGCCGCGAGGAAAAGCGTTCTTCCGGTGAGCAGGTCAATGATATTGCGGCCCGCATGGCGGATGGTGAAATCGTCGTGCTGTTTCCTGAAGGCACGACGTCAGACGGCAACCGGCTGCTGCCGGTCAAATCCTCGCTGTTTGGGGCTGCCGCCATGGCGGTGCCGCTTGCCCCTGAGGGCGTCGTCTATGTGCAGCCGGTTGCCATCGCCTATACGGGAATCCATGGCATGCCGATGGGCCGCTTCCATCGGCCATTGGTCAGTTGGCCAGGCGATGTCACGCTGGGACCACATCTGGCTGGTCTGCTCAAGGTGGCGGCGGTGGATGTCGATGTCTGCTTCGGTGCGCCGGTTGCCTATACCAAGGATAGCAATCGCAAGCGGGTGAGCGCTACGGTGGAAGCGGAGATCCGCCGCATGCTGCTGTCAAAGCTGCTGGGTCGGACGATCGAATAG
- the miaB gene encoding tRNA (N6-isopentenyl adenosine(37)-C2)-methylthiotransferase MiaB, whose translation MTQEISSLSASVEPVSAMVEHASAQQKPAPQKKVFIKTYGCQMNVYDSSRMADALVAEGYQSTEDMEEASLVLLNTCHIREKAADKVYSALGRLREMKKIRAARGEEFMIGVAGCVAQAEGEEIVRREPGVDVVVGPQTYHRLPQALRRARGGERVVDTDYAVEDKFEHLPDPTKIAGKRRMITAFLTVQEGCDKFCTFCVVPYTRGSEVSRPLAQLLGEAQRLVESGVREITLLGQNVNAWHGKGPDGREMGLGDLLYKLAEIPGLARLRYTTSHPRDMDERLIEAHRDLRMLMPYLHLPVQSGSDRILKAMNRRHKAADYIALVDRIREARPDIAISGDFIVGFPGETDADFEDTMKLVERIGYAQAFSFKYSPRPGTPGADMPDHVAEDVKTERLARLQELLLKQQHDFARSLVGQTMDLLLEKPGRMPGQIIGRSPWLQSVNVDAKPSQIGDIIQVRITDIGPNSLFAEVAES comes from the coding sequence ATGACCCAGGAAATTTCAAGCCTTTCAGCATCGGTAGAGCCGGTGTCCGCCATGGTTGAACATGCCTCTGCCCAGCAAAAGCCTGCGCCGCAGAAGAAGGTGTTCATCAAGACCTATGGCTGTCAGATGAATGTCTATGACAGCAGTCGCATGGCCGATGCGCTGGTGGCTGAAGGCTATCAATCGACCGAGGATATGGAGGAGGCCAGCCTCGTGCTGCTCAATACCTGTCATATCCGTGAAAAGGCCGCCGACAAGGTCTATTCGGCGCTGGGACGGCTGCGTGAAATGAAAAAGATTCGCGCCGCAAGAGGCGAGGAATTCATGATCGGCGTGGCCGGTTGCGTCGCCCAGGCCGAAGGCGAGGAAATCGTTCGCCGCGAACCGGGCGTCGATGTCGTTGTCGGTCCGCAGACCTATCACCGCCTACCGCAGGCCTTGAGGCGGGCGCGGGGCGGAGAGCGGGTGGTCGATACCGATTATGCCGTGGAAGATAAGTTCGAACATCTGCCCGATCCAACGAAGATCGCCGGCAAGCGCCGAATGATCACGGCGTTTCTGACCGTGCAGGAAGGCTGCGATAAATTCTGCACCTTCTGTGTCGTGCCCTATACCCGTGGGTCCGAGGTTTCCCGGCCGCTTGCTCAATTGTTGGGCGAGGCGCAGAGGCTGGTGGAAAGCGGTGTGCGCGAAATCACTTTGCTGGGCCAGAACGTCAATGCCTGGCACGGCAAGGGGCCGGATGGGCGTGAGATGGGTCTGGGCGATCTTCTTTACAAGCTTGCCGAAATTCCGGGTCTTGCCCGGCTACGCTACACCACCAGCCATCCGCGTGACATGGACGAGCGGCTGATCGAGGCGCATCGCGATCTGCGCATGTTGATGCCTTATCTGCATCTGCCGGTACAATCGGGTTCCGACCGGATCCTGAAAGCGATGAACCGCCGGCATAAGGCTGCGGATTATATTGCTCTCGTCGATCGTATCCGGGAGGCGCGGCCTGACATCGCCATATCAGGCGATTTCATCGTCGGTTTTCCCGGCGAAACCGACGCGGATTTCGAAGACACAATGAAATTGGTCGAGCGGATCGGCTATGCACAGGCCTTTTCGTTCAAATATTCGCCACGTCCAGGCACGCCTGGCGCCGACATGCCCGACCATGTGGCCGAGGACGTCAAGACTGAACGACTGGCTCGATTGCAGGAACTGTTGTTAAAACAACAGCATGACTTTGCCCGCTCGCTGGTGGGGCAGACCATGGACCTGCTTCTGGAAAAGCCGGGCCGGATGCCGGGACAGATTATTGGCCGGTCTCCGTGGTTGCAGTCTGTGAATGTTGATGCAAAACCTTCGCAAATAGGCGACATTATTCAGGTACGAATCACGGATATCGGCCCAAACAGCTTGTTTGCCGAGGTGGCAGAGAGTTAG
- a CDS encoding PhoH family protein, with translation MNATEVVTSPSRNTKTAATDANHFILTFENNRHASELFGQFEQNLKLLEQRLNIKASARGNSVSISGDIMATNQARRALDFLYARLQSGGSVEASDVEGAIRMAVAADDQLTLPTLERKAKLSMAQISTRKKTIVARTPTQDAYMRALERSELVFGTGPAGTGKTYLAVAQAAQLLERGAVDKIILSRPAVEAGERLGFLPGDMKEKVDPYLRPLYDALYDMMLGDKVERAITAGVIEIAPLAFMRGRTLANAAIILDEAQNTTSMQMKMFLTRLGENSRMIITGDPSQVDLPRGVKSGLVEALDILAGVEGVSFVRFKDVDVVRHPLVGRIVRAYDAQYAQPEPHYTQPLEGEKPE, from the coding sequence TTGAACGCAACAGAAGTGGTAACCTCACCCTCGCGCAACACCAAAACCGCCGCGACCGACGCCAATCACTTCATCTTGACGTTCGAGAACAACCGGCATGCCAGCGAGCTTTTCGGCCAGTTCGAACAAAACCTGAAGTTGCTGGAGCAGCGGCTGAATATCAAAGCCAGTGCGCGCGGCAATTCCGTGTCCATCTCCGGCGACATCATGGCCACCAACCAGGCGCGCCGGGCGCTCGATTTCCTCTATGCCAGGCTGCAAAGCGGCGGCAGCGTCGAAGCTTCTGACGTGGAAGGCGCGATCCGCATGGCGGTGGCCGCCGACGACCAGCTGACCTTGCCGACGCTGGAGCGCAAGGCCAAGCTCAGCATGGCGCAGATTTCCACCCGCAAGAAAACCATTGTTGCCCGCACACCGACCCAGGATGCCTATATGCGGGCGCTGGAACGGTCCGAACTGGTGTTCGGTACTGGCCCGGCTGGCACCGGCAAGACCTATCTGGCCGTGGCGCAGGCCGCGCAATTGCTGGAACGTGGCGCCGTCGACAAGATCATCCTGTCGCGCCCGGCGGTCGAGGCGGGCGAACGGCTGGGCTTCCTGCCCGGCGATATGAAGGAAAAGGTCGATCCTTACCTGCGGCCGCTCTACGACGCCCTCTATGATATGATGCTGGGCGACAAGGTGGAGCGGGCGATTACCGCGGGCGTAATCGAAATTGCCCCGCTGGCTTTCATGCGCGGGCGCACGCTGGCCAATGCCGCTATCATTCTTGATGAAGCACAGAACACCACATCCATGCAGATGAAGATGTTTCTGACGCGGCTTGGCGAAAATTCCCGGATGATCATTACCGGCGACCCGAGCCAGGTGGACCTGCCGCGCGGTGTAAAATCCGGTCTGGTTGAGGCCTTGGATATTCTGGCTGGCGTGGAAGGCGTCTCTTTCGTGCGCTTCAAGGATGTCGATGTTGTGCGTCACCCGCTTGTCGGGCGGATCGTCAGGGCCTATGATGCCCAATATGCGCAGCCTGAGCCTCACTATACGCAGCCTCTCGAAGGCGAGAAGCCGGAATAA
- the ybeY gene encoding rRNA maturation RNase YbeY, which produces MKKLDVQIAIEADGWPDEAELEALSTRILDHAADFIAAEGQPFAPMPAEVSLVFTGDTEIQAINSEWRGQDKPTNVLSFPAYPIEPGDKPGPMLGDIVIARQTVEREAAELEKTITDHLTHLMVHGFLHLFGYDHMTEDEAEEMEGLETRILAGLGLSDPYAGQVPV; this is translated from the coding sequence ATGAAGAAACTTGACGTTCAGATCGCTATCGAGGCCGATGGCTGGCCGGATGAGGCGGAACTCGAGGCGTTGAGCACACGGATTTTGGACCATGCGGCGGATTTCATTGCTGCTGAAGGCCAGCCTTTTGCCCCGATGCCTGCAGAGGTCTCTCTGGTCTTCACCGGGGATACCGAGATCCAGGCGATCAACAGCGAATGGCGCGGACAGGACAAGCCAACCAATGTCCTGTCCTTTCCGGCCTATCCGATAGAGCCCGGCGATAAGCCGGGACCGATGCTGGGCGATATCGTCATTGCCCGCCAGACTGTGGAGCGGGAAGCGGCGGAGCTGGAGAAAACGATTACGGACCATCTGACGCATTTGATGGTCCATGGATTCCTCCACCTTTTCGGTTATGATCACATGACCGAGGATGAGGCGGAGGAGATGGAGGGACTGGAGACTCGCATTTTGGCCGGTCTTGGCTTATCTGATCCTTATGCGGGTCAAGTCCCGGTTTGA